In one Micromonospora polyrhachis genomic region, the following are encoded:
- a CDS encoding helix-turn-helix domain-containing protein: MSNRPLLDLLAGELRRARTARGLTQIALGEEISYSGSLVAMVEQSRRIPKLDFTERCDRVLKTEGLLGRIHHVLLSDTLLPWFREWVAIEREAVALRSYEPLVVPGLLQTEAYARALHVGASPLTGEEMEAQVIARMERQAVLSPEKPPMLVAVFDEYVLRRPVGGPEVMRDQLLHLVEVGNRHHVHLHVVPASVGAYPGLNGAFAIATPAEGDDVAYLDNQLKGHLVQNPADLLTLRNTWEAVRAEALSHGQTIEMIREAVRAWS; encoded by the coding sequence ATGTCGAACCGCCCCCTACTGGACCTGCTCGCCGGTGAGCTTCGCCGGGCGCGTACGGCCCGTGGTCTGACCCAGATCGCCCTCGGCGAGGAGATCAGCTATTCCGGCTCGCTGGTGGCCATGGTCGAGCAGAGCCGGCGGATACCGAAGCTCGACTTCACCGAGCGTTGTGACCGGGTGCTCAAGACCGAAGGGCTGCTGGGCCGCATCCACCACGTGCTGCTCAGCGACACGCTGCTGCCGTGGTTCCGCGAATGGGTGGCGATCGAGCGTGAGGCGGTGGCGCTGCGGTCGTACGAGCCGCTGGTCGTACCCGGCCTGTTGCAGACCGAGGCGTACGCGCGAGCCCTGCATGTCGGGGCGAGCCCGCTTACCGGTGAGGAGATGGAAGCCCAGGTCATCGCCCGGATGGAACGGCAGGCGGTGCTCTCCCCGGAGAAGCCGCCGATGCTTGTCGCCGTCTTCGACGAGTATGTGCTGCGCCGACCGGTCGGCGGGCCGGAGGTTATGCGGGATCAGCTACTGCACCTGGTCGAGGTCGGCAACCGACACCACGTTCATCTGCACGTCGTGCCGGCCAGCGTCGGGGCGTATCCCGGGCTCAACGGTGCCTTCGCCATCGCCACCCCCGCCGAGGGGGACGACGTGGCCTATCTGGACAACCAACTGAAGGGGCACCTCGTGCAGAATCCCGCCGACCTGTTGACGTTGCGCAATACGTGGGAGGCTGTTCGGGCGGAGGCGCTGTCGCATGGGCAGACGATCGAGATGATCAGGGAGGCGGTGCGGGCATGGAGCTGA
- a CDS encoding DUF2690 domain-containing protein, whose translation MACRASCDYRDPSSYRIYHSGCSTCYHYCNDDERILTTTDGGALGNIELRYSPRCRTAWARTGFSQVNIRIDSRDRNGNHRATASSMVGDHGFNWSPMLDGTRFMVRACVSIFGPVTGQTCTKRMALPREGLAEPHG comes from the coding sequence ATGGCCTGTAGGGCCAGCTGCGACTACCGGGACCCTAGCTCGTACCGGATCTATCACAGTGGCTGCTCGACGTGCTACCACTACTGCAACGACGACGAACGCATACTGACCACAACGGATGGCGGTGCGCTGGGAAACATCGAGTTGAGATACAGCCCGCGATGCCGTACGGCATGGGCACGGACCGGATTCTCACAGGTAAACATTCGGATCGACAGCCGCGACCGGAATGGCAACCATCGAGCGACCGCCAGCTCGATGGTCGGGGACCACGGTTTCAATTGGAGCCCGATGCTGGACGGCACCCGGTTCATGGTGCGTGCCTGCGTGAGCATCTTCGGACCAGTAACTGGTCAGACCTGCACCAAACGAATGGCCCTCCCCCGTGAGGGACTCGCGGAGCCCCACGGATGA
- a CDS encoding DUF6232 family protein, which translates to MITYYDDLGIQVTSDAIRVGGRSYPLRGLARVWHQRGRRSWRALAGRGAIGAALIGPIVAAVIGLVVALRIDASLAVTILLVGIACLVGLAAGPIADLLLEHLDRSYARGAHDLEIWAEFQGRPVLLVHTRDALRFGQIYRALQRAVESGQPVHGSRT; encoded by the coding sequence ATGATCACTTACTACGACGACCTCGGCATACAGGTCACCTCCGACGCCATCCGGGTAGGTGGGCGAAGCTATCCCTTGCGCGGCCTCGCCCGGGTGTGGCACCAGCGGGGTCGACGCTCGTGGCGGGCGTTGGCCGGTCGAGGTGCCATCGGCGCGGCACTGATCGGGCCGATCGTGGCCGCCGTCATCGGCCTGGTCGTCGCGCTCCGGATCGACGCCTCCCTGGCCGTCACGATCCTCCTGGTCGGCATCGCCTGCCTGGTCGGCCTGGCCGCCGGGCCGATCGCCGACCTCCTGCTCGAACACCTGGACCGGTCCTACGCCCGAGGTGCACACGACCTGGAGATCTGGGCCGAATTCCAGGGCCGCCCGGTGCTGCTCGTGCACACCCGCGACGCGCTGCGGTTCGGCCAGATCTACCGGGCCCTGCAACGGGCGGTAGAAAGCGGCCAGCCCGTCCACGGTTCCCGTACGTGA
- a CDS encoding FG-GAP repeat domain-containing protein, which produces MNGDFDNDGRTDTALFRQDPDGQVRLFNLRSDTNQYRANQRTADAGTWALSNARVVAGDFTGDGIDDVAAIVDDQAGGWTAHVYPSTGRFFSTPAAPWHVQGSGTYTWASSHLLAGDFTGDGKADLAVVQEGTGGQSSIRVHASTGSGFTAGSQWWDSGTDADPAGFAGNSARYVVGNVTGSGADDVVALYHDGTKSSVKVLTTVGSTFASPVTWWDSDTGSATGWNWADTTQLTLGDFDNDADLDLAAIVGTGQPGQAELWRFPNAGTSFGQVIKQGTIGTP; this is translated from the coding sequence GTGAACGGTGACTTCGACAACGACGGGCGTACCGACACCGCTCTGTTCCGACAGGACCCCGACGGTCAGGTCCGGCTGTTCAACCTGCGGTCCGACACCAACCAGTACCGTGCGAACCAGCGCACGGCCGACGCCGGCACCTGGGCACTGAGCAACGCGCGGGTCGTGGCCGGCGACTTCACCGGTGACGGCATCGACGACGTCGCCGCGATCGTCGACGACCAGGCGGGCGGCTGGACAGCCCACGTCTATCCGTCCACCGGCCGCTTCTTCAGCACTCCGGCCGCCCCCTGGCATGTCCAGGGCAGCGGCACCTACACCTGGGCCAGCTCACACCTGCTCGCGGGTGATTTCACCGGTGACGGCAAGGCCGACCTCGCTGTCGTACAGGAGGGCACGGGCGGTCAGAGCAGCATTCGCGTACATGCCTCCACCGGCAGTGGCTTCACAGCCGGCAGCCAGTGGTGGGACAGCGGCACCGACGCCGACCCCGCCGGCTTCGCGGGCAACTCCGCCAGGTACGTCGTGGGCAACGTGACCGGCAGCGGCGCGGACGACGTCGTCGCCCTCTACCACGACGGTACGAAGTCCTCGGTCAAGGTCCTCACCACAGTCGGCAGCACCTTCGCCAGCCCGGTGACCTGGTGGGACAGTGACACCGGCAGCGCGACTGGCTGGAACTGGGCTGACACCACGCAATTGACGCTCGGCGACTTCGACAACGACGCGGATCTCGACCTCGCCGCGATTGTCGGCACGGGGCAGCCCGGCCAGGCCGAGCTGTGGCGGTTCCCCAACGCCGGCACCAGCTTCGGCCAGGTCATCAAGCAGGGCACCATCGGTACACCCTGA
- a CDS encoding WD40 repeat domain-containing protein — protein MRQDEITLVHPEPPKPRYVRLAVDGPRFERTSWAGNGKARHGGKTYASESAARLATERETIKRMQEGFVLLRGPDDVTPGGIVMQCAVPNRGASDFFDLHPDGHTLAVGTMLHQGYGAEIHLIDIRTGRRQPVHAEPVTNEQTFIHAVLFDADGRGIVYAVNGETRYLDLDTGASTVIASYRQFTTARFNPFRLRPAWDQARNRLLVFHTDDVVRVLDAAGNHLLEVPTRDRPECQAGALSRSGRLLALSYELLETEIWDVDTGELLATHPFPVPFDRSASGLGLRTVGFDPTELLVVAEGGYAEGPAAMSVESGELEWAIHDPYRTDRWGTCHSWSYSPDGRLLAVGGHGRVELRDADTRELAPDQLSPSSTGHTRRVVFSTDGKLIVAGGGTGRISVHLAGQPTTTP, from the coding sequence GTGCGACAGGATGAGATCACGTTGGTGCACCCGGAACCGCCCAAGCCCAGGTACGTCCGACTGGCCGTCGATGGGCCCAGGTTCGAGCGAACCAGCTGGGCCGGCAACGGCAAGGCCCGACACGGCGGAAAGACGTATGCCTCGGAGTCCGCCGCACGGCTCGCCACCGAACGGGAGACCATCAAGCGAATGCAGGAGGGATTCGTGCTGCTGCGCGGTCCCGACGACGTCACACCCGGCGGCATCGTCATGCAGTGCGCCGTACCGAATCGCGGTGCCTCCGACTTCTTCGACCTGCACCCGGACGGCCACACACTCGCCGTCGGCACGATGCTCCACCAGGGGTACGGGGCCGAAATCCATCTGATCGACATCCGGACCGGGCGACGGCAACCGGTACACGCCGAACCGGTCACCAACGAACAGACCTTCATCCACGCGGTGCTCTTCGACGCCGACGGTCGAGGCATCGTCTACGCCGTGAACGGCGAGACCCGATACCTCGACCTGGACACCGGCGCGAGCACCGTCATCGCCTCCTACCGGCAGTTCACCACCGCAAGGTTCAACCCGTTCCGCCTACGACCAGCCTGGGACCAGGCCCGGAACCGGCTACTGGTCTTCCACACCGACGACGTCGTACGGGTGCTCGACGCTGCCGGGAATCACCTGCTGGAGGTGCCGACACGAGACCGGCCGGAGTGCCAGGCCGGTGCACTGTCCCGGTCCGGCCGGCTACTGGCGCTCAGCTACGAACTGCTGGAAACCGAGATCTGGGACGTCGACACCGGCGAGTTGTTGGCGACCCACCCGTTCCCGGTCCCCTTCGATCGCAGCGCCAGCGGCCTCGGCCTACGTACGGTCGGCTTCGACCCGACCGAACTGCTGGTCGTGGCGGAGGGCGGATACGCCGAGGGACCGGCCGCGATGTCCGTCGAATCGGGAGAGCTGGAATGGGCGATCCATGACCCGTACCGCACCGACCGGTGGGGCACCTGCCATTCGTGGAGCTACTCGCCGGACGGCCGGCTGCTCGCCGTCGGCGGACACGGCAGGGTCGAGCTACGGGATGCCGACACCCGGGAACTCGCCCCCGACCAACTGTCCCCGTCATCGACCGGGCACACCCGACGCGTCGTCTTCTCCACCGACGGGAAGCTCATCGTCGCTGGTGGAGGCACCGGACGCATCTCGGTCCACCTCGCCGGTCAGCCCACCACGACGCCCTGA
- a CDS encoding DUF6232 family protein has product MVTVYYRDDSVQITSDTVCAGGHTIPVAELTYVWHARRRGSVREGGRLVGRGVLIFLLSIPPLLAVICVLSLAYTAHDRGDWLVPGVILALCVVGALALAPFLEVPLGWLDRSYDKGARIHELWVQRRGQEILLLSTSDALRFGQIYRAVQRVVERHDT; this is encoded by the coding sequence ATGGTGACCGTCTATTACCGCGACGACTCGGTGCAGATAACCTCCGACACGGTCTGCGCAGGTGGTCACACCATTCCGGTCGCCGAGTTGACCTACGTCTGGCACGCCCGCCGCCGAGGCTCGGTACGCGAGGGCGGCCGACTGGTGGGCCGGGGCGTACTCATCTTCCTGCTGTCGATCCCGCCGCTGCTGGCGGTAATCTGCGTGCTTTCCCTGGCGTACACCGCCCACGACCGGGGCGACTGGCTGGTGCCGGGGGTCATCCTGGCGCTCTGCGTGGTCGGGGCGCTGGCGTTGGCCCCGTTCTTGGAGGTGCCACTGGGCTGGCTGGACCGCTCCTACGACAAGGGCGCGCGGATCCACGAGCTGTGGGTGCAGCGCCGGGGGCAGGAGATCCTGCTGCTGAGTACGTCGGACGCGCTGCGGTTCGGCCAGATCTACCGGGCCGTGCAGCGGGTGGTCGAGCGGCACGACACCTGA
- a CDS encoding DUF397 domain-containing protein — translation MELTGAKWRKSTRSSGNSGNCVEVADNLPDVVGVRDSKDPSGPALVFARAAWRAFVTQTKNN, via the coding sequence ATGGAGCTGACCGGCGCGAAGTGGCGCAAGAGCACCCGGAGCAGTGGCAACTCTGGCAACTGTGTGGAGGTCGCCGACAACCTGCCCGATGTGGTGGGCGTACGGGACAGCAAGGACCCCTCCGGCCCGGCGCTCGTCTTCGCGCGTGCGGCCTGGCGCGCGTTCGTCACGCAGACCAAGAACAACTGA
- a CDS encoding DUF1152 domain-containing protein: MIPPGTPPSLATPPLFAALSEARSVLLAGAGGGFDVYAGLPLALTLLEAGKQVHLANLSFTQLELLDLDSWLAEDVAAVEPDTAGPDDYFPERILARWLAAHDLPATVHAFPLTGVQPLRAAYRALVKHLDIDALVLVDGGTDILLRGDETGLGTPEEDMTSLAATAGLDLPTKLVTCLGFGIDSYHGVNHVQVLENIAALDREGAYFGALSIPSQSRAAVLYRDAAADAQAATPLRPSIVNGQIAAATRGECGDYQFTSRTRGSTLFVNPLMAIYFTVDLAALARRSLYLDRLEHTVGMRQVSLRIEQFREEISPRAPRVFPH, encoded by the coding sequence GTGATCCCACCGGGCACCCCGCCGTCCCTGGCGACGCCACCGCTCTTCGCGGCGCTGAGCGAGGCACGCAGCGTCCTGCTCGCCGGTGCCGGCGGCGGCTTCGACGTCTACGCCGGTCTGCCGCTGGCGCTGACACTGCTGGAGGCCGGCAAGCAGGTGCACCTGGCCAACCTGTCGTTCACCCAACTGGAACTGCTCGACCTGGACAGTTGGCTCGCCGAGGACGTGGCGGCCGTGGAGCCGGACACCGCCGGGCCGGACGACTACTTCCCGGAGCGGATCCTCGCCCGCTGGCTGGCCGCACACGATCTCCCGGCCACCGTCCACGCCTTCCCCCTGACCGGTGTGCAGCCGCTGCGGGCCGCCTACCGCGCCCTGGTCAAGCACCTCGACATCGACGCGCTCGTGTTGGTCGACGGCGGAACCGACATCCTGCTACGTGGCGACGAGACCGGACTGGGGACGCCCGAGGAGGACATGACCAGCCTGGCCGCGACAGCCGGGCTGGACCTGCCGACCAAGCTGGTCACCTGCCTCGGCTTCGGCATCGACTCGTATCACGGGGTCAACCACGTCCAGGTGCTGGAGAACATCGCCGCCCTCGACCGCGAAGGGGCATACTTCGGCGCGCTCTCCATCCCCAGCCAGAGCCGCGCGGCGGTGCTGTACCGGGACGCGGCGGCGGACGCGCAGGCGGCCACCCCGTTACGGCCGAGCATCGTCAACGGCCAGATCGCGGCGGCGACCCGGGGCGAGTGCGGCGACTACCAGTTCACCAGTCGCACCCGGGGCAGCACGCTCTTCGTCAACCCGCTGATGGCGATCTACTTCACCGTCGACCTGGCCGCGTTGGCCCGACGGTCGCTCTATCTCGACCGGTTGGAGCACACCGTCGGGATGCGCCAGGTCAGCCTCCGGATCGAACAGTTCCGCGAGGAGATCTCCCCTCGGGCACCCCGGGTCTTCCCGCACTGA
- a CDS encoding enoyl-CoA hydratase/isomerase family protein — protein sequence MGDFVRLEINDGIGTIRLDRPPMNALNTQVQEELRDAAAQATADPQVRAVIVYGGEKVFAAGADIKEMAEMSYVDMAERSADLSSALGAFARIPKPVVAAITGYALGGGCELALACDWRVVAEDAKLGQPEIKLGIIPGAGGTQRLARLVGPARAKDLIMSGRMVDAPEALRIGLVDRVVPAAEVYDAAVALVKPYVSGPAQALRAAKLAVDGGLEMDLASGLAWESQLFAALFATDDRREGMAAFVEKRKPGFTGR from the coding sequence GTGGGGGACTTCGTCCGACTGGAGATCAACGACGGCATCGGCACGATCCGGTTGGACCGGCCGCCGATGAACGCGCTCAACACCCAGGTGCAGGAGGAACTGCGGGACGCGGCGGCGCAGGCCACCGCCGACCCCCAGGTCCGGGCGGTCATCGTGTACGGCGGGGAGAAGGTCTTCGCGGCCGGTGCCGACATCAAGGAAATGGCCGAGATGTCGTACGTGGATATGGCCGAACGGTCAGCTGACCTGTCCAGCGCGCTGGGTGCCTTCGCCCGGATTCCCAAGCCGGTGGTCGCCGCGATCACCGGATACGCCCTCGGTGGGGGCTGTGAGTTGGCGCTGGCCTGTGACTGGCGGGTGGTCGCCGAGGACGCCAAACTCGGCCAGCCCGAGATCAAGCTGGGCATCATCCCCGGCGCTGGTGGTACGCAGCGGCTGGCCCGCCTGGTCGGTCCGGCCCGCGCCAAGGACCTGATCATGTCCGGGCGGATGGTGGACGCGCCGGAGGCGCTGCGGATCGGGCTGGTCGACCGGGTGGTGCCGGCGGCTGAGGTCTACGACGCGGCGGTGGCGCTGGTCAAGCCGTACGTCTCGGGCCCGGCCCAGGCGCTGCGTGCGGCGAAGCTGGCGGTCGACGGCGGCCTGGAGATGGATCTCGCCTCCGGGCTGGCCTGGGAGAGTCAGCTCTTCGCGGCGCTCTTCGCCACCGACGACCGGCGCGAGGGCATGGCTGCGTTCGTCGAGAAGCGTAAGCCCGGTTTCACTGGTCGCTGA
- a CDS encoding HpcH/HpaI aldolase/citrate lyase family protein, which yields MPAVPPSVASAGADLAAFVPLTWLYVPGDRPDRFAKAVDAGADVVILDLEDAVVAGRKAYARDAVAEFVSSPHPVPLQVRVNELTGPDLPADLAAVAGRPGVAGLRLPKVESPVDVVTVAGKLPGTPLHPLIESAVGLEAAYAIASAHPTVASLGLGEADLRSDLGVLGEEGLLWARGRVVVAARAASLPPPAMSVYANVTDLDGLAASCRSGRRLGFVGRAAIHPRQLPVVRDAFRPSAEEVDRARELLAAVAEAQTRDSGTVVLPDGRFADRAMVAAAQRTVALAAAP from the coding sequence TTGCCCGCCGTCCCGCCCAGCGTGGCTTCCGCCGGCGCTGATCTGGCTGCCTTCGTGCCGCTGACCTGGCTCTACGTGCCCGGTGACCGGCCGGACCGGTTCGCCAAGGCAGTCGATGCCGGGGCGGACGTGGTGATCCTCGACCTGGAGGACGCGGTGGTGGCCGGGCGCAAGGCGTACGCCCGGGACGCCGTCGCCGAGTTCGTCTCGTCACCGCACCCCGTGCCGCTACAGGTACGGGTCAACGAGCTGACCGGCCCGGACCTGCCGGCCGACCTCGCGGCGGTGGCCGGTCGACCGGGTGTGGCCGGACTGCGCCTGCCCAAAGTGGAGTCCCCGGTCGACGTGGTGACCGTGGCCGGCAAACTGCCCGGCACCCCGCTGCATCCGCTGATCGAGTCGGCGGTCGGGCTGGAGGCGGCGTACGCCATCGCCAGCGCGCACCCGACGGTGGCCTCGCTCGGCCTGGGCGAGGCGGACCTGCGCTCCGACCTCGGGGTGCTCGGCGAGGAGGGCCTGCTCTGGGCGCGCGGTCGGGTGGTGGTCGCCGCCCGTGCCGCCAGCCTGCCCCCACCGGCCATGTCCGTGTACGCCAACGTCACCGACCTCGACGGGCTGGCCGCCTCCTGCCGGTCCGGCCGGCGGCTCGGCTTCGTCGGCCGGGCGGCGATTCACCCGCGTCAGCTTCCGGTTGTCCGGGACGCGTTCCGGCCCTCGGCGGAGGAGGTCGACCGGGCCCGGGAACTGCTGGCCGCTGTCGCCGAGGCGCAGACCCGGGACTCGGGGACCGTGGTGCTGCCGGATGGCCGGTTCGCCGACCGGGCCATGGTGGCCGCCGCGCAGCGTACCGTCGCCCTCGCCGCAGCACCCTGA
- a CDS encoding OsmC family protein yields the protein MSRSHSYELTVDWTGAGDTGTINYRAYGREHEVSAPGLPAIPGTADPAFRGDPTRWNPEQLLVASLSQCHLLSYLSLCARSGVVVTAYVDSPIGTMTETGDGGGSFTEVVLRPKVTVASVDQVEKATALHEAAHEICFIANSVSFPVRNEPVILVAGDESTR from the coding sequence ATGTCGAGGAGCCACAGCTACGAGTTGACCGTGGACTGGACCGGGGCCGGGGACACCGGCACGATCAACTATCGGGCCTACGGCCGGGAGCACGAGGTCAGCGCCCCGGGACTGCCCGCGATCCCGGGCACCGCCGACCCGGCGTTCCGGGGTGATCCGACCCGGTGGAACCCGGAGCAGTTGCTCGTCGCCTCGCTGTCCCAGTGCCACCTGCTGTCGTACCTCAGTCTTTGCGCGCGCAGCGGCGTCGTGGTGACCGCGTACGTCGACAGCCCGATCGGCACGATGACCGAGACCGGCGACGGGGGCGGAAGCTTCACCGAGGTCGTGCTGCGTCCCAAGGTCACCGTCGCGTCGGTGGATCAGGTGGAGAAGGCCACCGCGCTACACGAGGCCGCGCACGAGATCTGCTTCATCGCCAACTCGGTCAGTTTTCCGGTACGCAACGAGCCGGTCATCCTGGTCGCCGGCGACGAGTCCACCCGCTGA
- a CDS encoding PrsW family intramembrane metalloprotease: MTRPWSPLRTPTFWLLLATLAIGTLGTFLLMGFLALFTPLSALVSLPPLLVFGLLSLLLIRQLDHLGRRPWWLVLMAYAWGATASILAASGFNWFADVILAKVFGPWFASEWGAAIVAPIGEEIIKGVGVALLILAARPHLRTVFSGAVYGAIVGVGFTIVEDASYAWAAADETLPDNVGEALRLLVLRVMVPGVAGHPLFSALVGAGIAYFALRTDRSRGRRFAMLGLGFGLGALGHFAVNAPLGFAATNALDRLPGFAPLGGLLLVIAVPALLGWIWLARLRRTEAAQLTAELADPTRFVDPIPATVPAGPAASGATESSESDPGESDAAEPAAAEPAAAGVATAEEAYTLASSLRRFRVVRAVRRAHGAAAARAVRRLHRAQLRFVQLPVDPVPAAPAAYLPAIPAQPMLAPIVPAQPAPLAVPAPAFPVQGAPVQGAPVVPGQVAAPAPWPYPPMAAPPLPGQLPPVPGQWGPYGPAPVAPGQWQPVPGGHWPQPVPGGQWPPVPGQYPPPAPGAWYPMPAVPPGYPTPVPPGYPTPVPPGSWYPTPTPTAGYPMPAPPTWQPPALRPTPVQAARVELAAARAEVARLTGSENPPASPATPAPAPAWLLASGYGLAVLGVVHWAAALLGVLVMGVPAVLAWRRQRPLPPRLPWAVAAVVFSGYLWLTSWVMLLLFPGEI, translated from the coding sequence ATGACTCGGCCATGGTCGCCGCTGCGTACCCCGACGTTCTGGCTGCTGCTGGCCACGCTTGCGATCGGGACCCTCGGCACGTTTCTGCTGATGGGCTTCCTGGCCCTGTTCACGCCTCTGTCCGCGCTGGTCAGCCTGCCACCGCTGCTGGTGTTCGGCCTGTTGTCGCTGTTGCTGATCCGGCAACTCGACCACCTCGGTCGCCGCCCATGGTGGCTGGTGCTCATGGCGTACGCCTGGGGCGCGACCGCGTCGATCCTGGCCGCCAGCGGATTCAACTGGTTCGCCGACGTCATCCTGGCCAAGGTCTTCGGCCCGTGGTTCGCGTCCGAGTGGGGCGCGGCGATCGTCGCCCCGATCGGCGAGGAGATCATCAAGGGTGTCGGGGTGGCGCTGCTGATCCTGGCCGCCCGCCCGCACCTGCGTACGGTCTTCAGCGGAGCGGTGTACGGCGCGATCGTCGGCGTCGGCTTCACCATCGTGGAGGATGCCAGTTACGCCTGGGCGGCGGCGGACGAGACGCTGCCGGACAACGTCGGCGAGGCGCTTCGCCTGCTGGTGTTGCGGGTCATGGTGCCGGGTGTGGCCGGGCATCCGCTCTTCAGTGCCCTGGTTGGGGCCGGGATCGCCTACTTCGCGCTGCGTACCGACCGAAGCCGGGGCCGACGGTTCGCCATGCTCGGGCTGGGCTTCGGGTTGGGGGCGCTGGGCCACTTCGCCGTGAACGCGCCGCTGGGCTTCGCTGCCACCAACGCCCTGGACCGGCTGCCCGGGTTCGCCCCGCTGGGCGGCCTCCTCCTGGTCATCGCTGTACCCGCGCTGCTGGGCTGGATCTGGCTGGCCCGGCTCCGGCGTACCGAGGCGGCGCAGCTCACCGCCGAACTCGCCGACCCGACCCGCTTCGTGGACCCGATTCCGGCCACCGTTCCGGCCGGTCCCGCCGCATCCGGCGCTACCGAATCCAGTGAATCCGATCCTGGCGAATCTGACGCTGCCGAGCCGGCAGCTGCCGAGCCGGCGGCTGCTGGGGTGGCGACGGCGGAGGAGGCGTACACCCTGGCGTCCTCGCTTCGGCGCTTCCGGGTCGTACGGGCGGTGCGCCGGGCACACGGTGCTGCCGCCGCACGTGCCGTTCGCCGTCTACACCGGGCACAGTTGCGGTTCGTGCAGCTCCCCGTCGATCCGGTGCCGGCCGCCCCGGCCGCCTACCTCCCGGCCATCCCGGCCCAGCCGATGCTCGCCCCGATTGTGCCGGCCCAGCCGGCTCCGCTCGCGGTCCCGGCCCCCGCTTTCCCAGTCCAGGGTGCCCCGGTGCAGGGTGCCCCCGTTGTGCCTGGCCAGGTGGCCGCGCCTGCCCCCTGGCCGTATCCGCCGATGGCAGCGCCACCCCTGCCAGGTCAGCTACCGCCGGTGCCGGGGCAGTGGGGCCCGTACGGACCCGCGCCGGTAGCTCCGGGGCAGTGGCAGCCGGTCCCGGGTGGCCACTGGCCACAACCCGTGCCCGGCGGGCAGTGGCCACCGGTGCCCGGCCAGTATCCGCCGCCCGCACCCGGGGCCTGGTACCCCATGCCTGCCGTCCCGCCCGGATATCCCACGCCCGTCCCACCCGGGTATCCCACGCCCGTCCCGCCCGGGAGTTGGTATCCCACGCCCACCCCGACGGCCGGGTATCCCATGCCTGCGCCGCCGACCTGGCAGCCGCCGGCACTCCGACCGACACCCGTGCAGGCCGCTCGGGTCGAACTGGCCGCCGCGCGCGCCGAGGTGGCGCGACTGACCGGTTCGGAGAATCCACCTGCTTCCCCCGCTACGCCGGCACCGGCACCGGCCTGGCTGCTCGCCAGCGGCTATGGGCTGGCCGTGCTCGGTGTGGTGCACTGGGCGGCGGCGCTGCTCGGCGTACTGGTGATGGGTGTGCCGGCGGTGCTGGCGTGGCGGCGGCAGCGGCCGCTACCACCCCGGCTGCCCTGGGCCGTGGCCGCTGTTGTCTTCAGCGGCTATCTCTGGCTGACCAGTTGGGTGATGCTGCTGCTCTTCCCCGGCGAGATCTGA
- a CDS encoding DUF1737 domain-containing protein, translating to MTDEKAEQRLRYRLLTGPDDATFCQRVSQALADGYQLYGYPALTFDGVRVVAAQAVILPGQ from the coding sequence GTGACCGATGAGAAGGCTGAACAACGGCTGCGCTACCGCCTGCTGACCGGCCCGGACGACGCGACCTTCTGTCAGCGGGTGAGCCAGGCCCTCGCCGATGGATACCAGTTGTACGGATACCCCGCACTGACCTTCGACGGGGTACGGGTGGTAGCGGCCCAAGCGGTGATCCTGCCCGGGCAATGA